The following are encoded in a window of Bradyrhizobium sp. WBOS07 genomic DNA:
- a CDS encoding ABC transporter ATP-binding protein, whose protein sequence is MKLTVQDLNSHYGPAHILFDIGFEVGEGEVVALLGRNGAGKSTTFRSIVGLVAQRTGRIMFEGRDVSAKPTHEIVREGLGYVPEERRIFTDLTVEENLEVGKQPKRANAPHWTREKLFALFPNLGEMKNRPGGRMSGGEQQMLTIARTLMGNPSLVLLDEPSEGLSPKIVEQMVDAILTMKKEGVSIVVSEQNLHFARLISDRAYIIERGRICFGGTMAELDARPDIRDAHLSL, encoded by the coding sequence ATGAAGCTCACGGTGCAGGACCTCAACAGCCATTACGGCCCGGCCCATATCCTGTTCGACATCGGCTTCGAGGTCGGCGAGGGCGAGGTCGTCGCGCTGCTCGGGCGCAACGGCGCCGGCAAGTCGACCACGTTCCGCTCGATCGTCGGCCTCGTCGCACAGCGAACCGGCCGCATCATGTTCGAGGGAAGGGATGTCTCGGCAAAGCCGACCCACGAGATCGTGCGCGAGGGGCTCGGTTATGTGCCGGAGGAGCGGCGTATCTTCACCGACCTGACGGTTGAAGAGAATCTCGAAGTCGGCAAGCAGCCGAAACGTGCGAACGCGCCGCACTGGACGCGCGAAAAGCTGTTCGCGCTGTTTCCCAATCTCGGTGAGATGAAGAACCGTCCGGGTGGCCGCATGAGCGGCGGCGAGCAGCAGATGCTGACCATCGCGCGTACGCTGATGGGCAATCCCTCGCTGGTGCTGCTCGACGAGCCCTCGGAAGGCCTGTCGCCGAAGATCGTGGAGCAGATGGTGGATGCCATCCTGACCATGAAGAAGGAAGGCGTCAGCATCGTCGTCTCCGAGCAGAACCTGCATTTCGCGCGGCTGATCTCGGATCGCGCCTACATCATCGAGCGCGGGCGCATCTGCTTCGGCGGCACCATGGCCGAGCTCGACGCGCGTCCTGATATCCGCGACGCGCATCTGTCGTTGTAG
- a CDS encoding MarR family winged helix-turn-helix transcriptional regulator encodes MARSVTAKKNVKPAKPPYVLDEQVGFILRQVWQRHSSIFARDIGTNLTPTQWAALSKLAETGPCSQNQLGRLTAMDVATIKGVIDRLTARGLTETSQDPEDGRRLLVSLTRAGQQLAEKLAPNALAITRETLAPLDAKERETLMALLNKLR; translated from the coding sequence ATGGCGAGAAGCGTCACGGCGAAGAAGAACGTCAAACCGGCAAAACCGCCTTACGTGCTCGACGAGCAGGTCGGCTTCATCCTGCGCCAGGTCTGGCAGCGCCACAGCTCGATCTTCGCCCGCGACATCGGTACCAATCTCACGCCGACGCAATGGGCGGCGTTGTCCAAGCTCGCCGAGACCGGTCCGTGCTCACAGAACCAGCTCGGCCGCCTGACCGCGATGGACGTCGCCACCATCAAGGGCGTGATAGACCGCCTCACCGCGCGCGGCCTGACCGAGACCAGTCAGGATCCCGAAGACGGCCGCCGCTTGCTGGTAAGCCTGACGCGCGCCGGCCAGCAGCTCGCGGAGAAGCTGGCGCCCAATGCGCTGGCGATCACTCGCGAGACGCTGGCGCCGCTCGACGCGAAAGAGCGCGAGACGTTGATGGCGCTGCTGAACAAGCTGCGGTAG
- a CDS encoding amidohydrolase family protein, with product MAHDAPQAAGPSKLVIRNIGLILSGALEKPILDGDTIVAENGKITAIGRFKDVDIEGATTIVDAQGTTVAPGLIDSHVHPVAGDWTPRQNQINWIDSYLHGGVTTMISAGEVHMPGRPRDVVGLKAMAVFAQRAFWTLRPGGVKVHAGAPVIECEMVEEDFKEMAANGVKLLGEVGLGGVKDGPTARKMVGWARKYGIQSTIHTGGPSIPGSGLIDKDVVLEADTDVVGHINGGHTALPDDQIRCICEGCKRGLELVHNGNERSALFTLRTAREMGDLHRVILGTDAPAGSGVQPLGILRMVSMLSSLGDLPAEIAFCLATGNTARMRQLDCGLIEVGRSADFVIMDKAQHSPGKNILESVQLGDLPGIGMTIIDGIVRTQRSRNTPPAGKVPEVVAK from the coding sequence ATGGCGCATGACGCACCCCAGGCCGCCGGACCCTCCAAGCTCGTGATCCGGAACATCGGCCTGATCCTGTCCGGCGCCTTGGAAAAGCCGATCCTGGACGGCGACACCATCGTCGCCGAGAACGGCAAGATCACCGCCATCGGCCGCTTCAAGGACGTCGATATCGAGGGCGCGACCACCATCGTCGACGCCCAGGGCACCACGGTGGCGCCGGGCCTGATCGACAGTCACGTCCACCCCGTCGCCGGCGACTGGACGCCGCGGCAGAACCAGATCAACTGGATCGACAGCTATCTCCATGGCGGCGTTACCACCATGATCTCCGCCGGCGAGGTGCACATGCCCGGCCGTCCCCGCGATGTCGTCGGCCTCAAGGCCATGGCGGTGTTCGCCCAGCGCGCGTTCTGGACCTTGCGTCCCGGCGGCGTGAAGGTGCACGCTGGCGCGCCGGTGATCGAATGCGAGATGGTCGAGGAAGATTTCAAGGAGATGGCCGCCAACGGCGTCAAGCTGCTCGGCGAGGTCGGCCTCGGCGGCGTCAAGGACGGCCCGACCGCGCGCAAGATGGTGGGGTGGGCGCGCAAATACGGCATCCAGAGCACGATCCACACCGGCGGCCCCTCGATCCCCGGCTCCGGTCTGATCGACAAGGACGTGGTGCTGGAGGCCGACACCGACGTGGTCGGCCACATCAACGGCGGGCACACCGCCCTGCCCGACGACCAGATCCGCTGCATCTGCGAGGGCTGCAAGCGCGGCCTCGAGCTCGTGCACAACGGCAATGAGCGCTCGGCCTTGTTCACGCTGCGCACCGCGCGGGAAATGGGCGACCTGCACCGCGTCATCCTCGGCACCGACGCGCCCGCCGGCTCCGGCGTGCAGCCGCTCGGCATCCTGCGCATGGTCTCGATGCTGTCCTCGCTCGGCGATCTGCCGGCCGAGATCGCGTTCTGTCTCGCCACGGGCAACACCGCGCGGATGCGGCAGCTTGATTGCGGCCTGATCGAGGTCGGCCGCTCCGCCGACTTCGTCATCATGGACAAGGCGCAGCACTCGCCCGGCAAGAACATCCTGGAGAGCGTCCAGCTCGGCGACCTCCCCGGCATCGGCATGACCATCATCGACGGCATCGTGCGCACCCAGCGCAGCCGCAATACCCCGCCGGCCGGCAAGGTGCCGGAGGTGGTGGCGAAGTGA
- a CDS encoding ferredoxin--NADP reductase has protein sequence MSNFNQESVLSVHHWTDTLFSFKTTRSPTFRFRNGEFTMIGLKVGEKPLLRAYSVASANYEDTLEFFSIKVPDGPLTSRLQHLKEGDEIIVSRKATGTLVIDNLEEGRNLYLIGTGTGLAPFLSVIKDPETYERFQKVVLLHGCRHVKELAYGEMITQTLPQDELIGEYIREQLIYYPTVTRDPFRNRGRITDLITSGKLFSDIGLPVLEAAHDRVMICGSPALVADTRVLLGERGFVEGNHGEPAQFVVEKAFAER, from the coding sequence ATGAGCAATTTCAATCAGGAAAGCGTTTTGAGCGTCCATCACTGGACCGACACGCTGTTCTCTTTCAAGACCACCCGCAGCCCGACTTTCCGCTTCCGCAACGGCGAATTCACCATGATTGGGCTCAAGGTCGGCGAGAAGCCGCTGCTGCGGGCCTACAGCGTCGCCAGCGCCAATTACGAGGACACGCTGGAATTCTTCTCGATCAAGGTGCCGGACGGCCCGCTGACGTCGCGGCTGCAACACCTGAAGGAAGGCGACGAGATCATCGTCAGCCGCAAGGCCACCGGCACGCTCGTGATCGACAATCTGGAGGAGGGGCGCAATCTCTACCTCATCGGCACCGGCACGGGCCTTGCGCCGTTCCTGAGCGTGATCAAGGATCCCGAGACCTATGAGCGGTTCCAGAAGGTGGTGCTGCTGCATGGCTGCCGGCACGTCAAGGAGCTCGCCTATGGCGAGATGATCACCCAGACGCTGCCGCAGGACGAGCTGATCGGCGAATATATCCGCGAGCAGCTAATCTATTACCCGACCGTGACCCGCGATCCCTTCCGCAATCGCGGCCGCATCACCGATCTGATCACCTCGGGCAAGCTGTTCAGCGATATCGGCCTGCCGGTGCTGGAAGCCGCCCACGACCGCGTCATGATCTGTGGCAGCCCCGCGCTGGTGGCGGACACCCGCGTGCTCCTGGGCGAGCGCGGCTTCGTCGAGGGCAATCACGGCGAGCCGGCCCAGTTCGTGGTCGAAAAGGCCTTCGCCGAGCGCTAA
- a CDS encoding cytochrome P450, with protein sequence MSVRLDFTSEAFFRDPPKAIATLRMSGPVVATRFPLVGDVWITTTHDATAQILKDGATFTLRKEDGDVAGLRWWMPRYVRTIANNMLTMDEPDHTRLRSIVDEAFRRRAIVAMEPRIRAIADGLADELFSAGSPADLVQRYARILPLAVISELLGLPLADRPRFIAWANTMSSLTNVVSFFRLLFAFRKMRAYLGRQLQIAREHGGEGLIAELVQVEREGGQITPDEMVSMVFLLLAAGSETTTHLISGSAYELLRSPDLRDWLEQDWSRIGLAVEEFLRLVSPVQFSKPRYVRRDVVVEGVRLSKGDRVMVMLAAANMDPAMHDHPERLDLERKPNRHLSFGTGIHFCLGHQLARIEAACALEALFVRWPKLGLAVDPAEVHWRKRPGLRAIATLPVTAEGRGTQMTACSEASIDRSPTAAG encoded by the coding sequence ATGAGTGTACGCCTCGATTTCACCAGCGAGGCCTTCTTTCGCGATCCGCCCAAGGCCATTGCGACGCTGCGCATGTCCGGGCCCGTGGTTGCGACACGATTCCCTCTCGTCGGCGACGTCTGGATCACCACGACTCATGACGCCACCGCGCAGATCCTGAAGGACGGCGCGACTTTCACGTTGCGAAAGGAAGATGGCGACGTCGCCGGTCTGCGCTGGTGGATGCCGCGCTACGTCAGGACCATCGCCAACAACATGCTGACGATGGACGAGCCGGATCACACCCGGCTGCGCAGCATCGTGGACGAGGCCTTTCGCCGCCGCGCGATCGTCGCGATGGAGCCGCGCATCCGCGCCATCGCCGACGGTCTTGCGGACGAGCTGTTCTCGGCGGGAAGTCCCGCCGATCTGGTCCAGCGCTACGCGCGCATCCTGCCGCTCGCGGTGATCTCGGAGTTGCTCGGGTTGCCGTTGGCCGATCGTCCCCGCTTCATCGCCTGGGCCAATACGATGTCCTCGCTGACCAACGTCGTCAGCTTCTTCCGCCTGCTGTTCGCGTTCCGCAAGATGCGCGCCTATCTGGGTCGACAATTGCAGATTGCGCGCGAACATGGCGGCGAGGGGCTGATCGCAGAGCTGGTCCAGGTCGAGCGCGAGGGCGGCCAGATCACGCCGGATGAAATGGTCTCGATGGTCTTTCTGCTGCTCGCAGCGGGGTCGGAGACCACCACGCATCTCATCAGCGGCTCCGCTTACGAGCTGCTCAGAAGCCCGGACTTGCGCGATTGGCTGGAGCAGGACTGGAGCCGCATCGGGCTCGCTGTCGAGGAGTTCCTGCGCCTCGTCTCCCCCGTGCAGTTCTCCAAGCCGCGCTATGTCCGGCGGGATGTCGTGGTCGAAGGCGTACGTCTCAGCAAGGGCGATCGAGTCATGGTGATGCTCGCCGCCGCGAACATGGATCCGGCGATGCATGACCATCCGGAGCGGCTCGATCTCGAGCGCAAGCCGAACCGCCATCTCTCGTTCGGAACGGGAATCCATTTCTGCCTCGGCCACCAGCTCGCGCGCATCGAGGCGGCCTGCGCGCTGGAAGCGCTGTTCGTGCGCTGGCCGAAACTTGGCCTGGCCGTCGATCCGGCCGAGGTCCACTGGCGCAAGCGGCCGGGCTTGCGTGCGATCGCGACGCTTCCAGTCACGGCCGAGGGCCGGGGAACACAGATGACTGCGTGCAGCGAAGCAAGCATTGATCGTTCCCCTACTGCGGCGGGCTGA
- a CDS encoding DUF763 domain-containing protein: MTRRSGSADLPLHTGRVPPWLASRMATLGSIVTQAIVHHYGRDAFLQRLSHPFWFQSFGAVMGMDWHSSGITTSVIGALKRGLAPLQDELGIYVCGGRGQHSRKTPDELMQLGERVGFDGAKLTRASRLVAKVDSAAVQDGFDLYLHGFFVAADGKWTVVQQGMNGDKRQARRYHWHSEALKSFVDTPHSAIDGPQQGEIVNLTDHRADVSRTAQLDLLDDLGPDRIVSEFERLVGTASEPAQAMLPHLIMPAHHDVRPKDVFARRLHGTLAAAAERGPVDFPELLLTPGVGARTVRSLAMVAEVVHGAPYRFADPARFSLAHGGKDRHPYPVPIKVYDETIRVLKGAIQGAKLGREEEMQAMKRLDDQARRLERTARGPSVEAYIANERAASPDLDGRSVFGWERDLALTKKRTG, encoded by the coding sequence ATGACTCGACGTAGCGGCAGCGCCGATCTTCCCCTGCACACCGGACGGGTTCCGCCCTGGCTGGCGAGCCGCATGGCCACGCTTGGGTCGATCGTCACACAGGCGATCGTGCATCATTACGGCCGCGATGCATTTCTGCAGCGGCTGTCCCATCCATTCTGGTTCCAGTCGTTCGGCGCCGTCATGGGAATGGACTGGCATTCCTCCGGCATCACGACGTCCGTGATCGGCGCGTTGAAGCGCGGGCTGGCCCCCCTCCAGGACGAGCTCGGGATTTATGTCTGTGGCGGCCGGGGCCAGCATTCGCGCAAGACACCGGACGAGTTGATGCAACTCGGCGAGCGCGTCGGATTCGACGGCGCAAAGCTGACCCGCGCCAGCCGCCTGGTGGCGAAGGTCGACAGCGCGGCCGTGCAGGACGGCTTCGACCTCTATCTCCATGGCTTCTTCGTCGCCGCCGACGGCAAATGGACGGTGGTGCAGCAGGGCATGAACGGCGACAAGCGCCAGGCCCGCCGCTATCACTGGCATTCCGAAGCGCTGAAGAGCTTCGTCGACACGCCGCATAGCGCGATCGACGGGCCGCAACAGGGCGAGATCGTCAATCTGACCGACCATCGCGCCGACGTCTCGCGCACCGCGCAGCTCGATCTCCTGGATGATCTCGGTCCCGATCGCATCGTCTCCGAATTCGAACGGCTTGTCGGGACTGCGTCCGAGCCGGCCCAGGCCATGCTGCCGCATCTGATCATGCCCGCACATCACGACGTCAGACCGAAGGACGTATTCGCGCGCCGCCTGCACGGCACGCTGGCCGCCGCGGCCGAGCGCGGCCCGGTCGACTTTCCCGAATTGCTGCTGACGCCCGGCGTCGGCGCCCGCACCGTGCGCTCGCTGGCGATGGTCGCGGAGGTCGTGCACGGCGCGCCCTATCGCTTTGCGGACCCGGCGCGTTTCTCGCTCGCCCATGGCGGCAAGGACCGGCATCCCTATCCCGTGCCGATCAAGGTCTATGACGAGACCATCCGCGTGCTGAAGGGCGCGATCCAGGGTGCCAAGCTCGGGCGTGAGGAAGAGATGCAGGCGATGAAACGGCTCGACGATCAGGCCCGGCGGCTGGAGCGGACTGCGCGCGGGCCTTCGGTGGAGGCCTACATCGCCAATGAGCGCGCCGCCTCGCCCGATCTCGACGGCCGCTCCGTGTTCGGCTGGGAACGCGACCTCGCGCTCACAAAAAAGCGGACCGGCTAA
- a CDS encoding mechanosensitive ion channel family protein has translation MHWQAVLADIDGMFGWIPSWFIGLSLVAAAILLALSFYRIAKWLLNRAFGTRLPLLSVFIERTSGPAQLALCLAAVALVLPLAPLDDTIRTPMMRLFVVAVIALIGWISIRIVDMSAARYLQNFRDVTENFVARKHVTQVRVFKRVTDTIIVIITVSTALMTFDSVRQYGVSLFASAGAAGIIVGLAARPLLSNLIAGLQIAITQPIRIEDAVIIENEWGWIEDIAATYVVIRLWDWRRMVVPLSYFIEKPFQNWTRDTASLIGVIALHVDYRADVPRIRRWLEEAVKQSKLWDGAVVNLQVIDADARTIELRALVSARNAPQSWDLRCETREKLIAFIRDEMPEALPRDRAILIPSADNDGDLLQRGAPEKVRAGARN, from the coding sequence ATGCATTGGCAGGCCGTGTTGGCCGACATCGACGGGATGTTCGGTTGGATACCGTCATGGTTCATCGGCCTCAGCCTCGTTGCGGCAGCAATCCTCCTTGCACTGTCGTTTTACCGGATCGCCAAATGGCTGCTTAACCGGGCCTTTGGCACCCGCCTGCCGCTGCTGAGCGTGTTCATCGAGCGGACGTCCGGCCCGGCCCAGCTGGCGCTGTGCCTGGCGGCCGTCGCTCTGGTCCTGCCGCTCGCGCCGCTCGACGACACGATCCGCACGCCGATGATGCGCCTGTTCGTCGTCGCCGTCATCGCACTGATCGGCTGGATCTCGATCAGGATCGTCGACATGAGCGCGGCGCGCTACCTGCAGAATTTCCGCGATGTCACCGAAAATTTCGTCGCGCGCAAGCACGTCACGCAAGTCCGCGTGTTCAAGCGCGTCACCGACACCATCATCGTCATCATCACGGTGTCGACCGCTCTGATGACGTTCGATTCGGTCCGGCAATACGGCGTCAGCCTGTTCGCCTCGGCAGGCGCCGCCGGTATCATCGTCGGCCTTGCGGCGCGGCCGCTGCTGAGCAACCTGATCGCGGGCTTGCAGATCGCGATCACCCAGCCGATCCGCATCGAGGACGCGGTGATCATCGAGAACGAGTGGGGCTGGATCGAGGATATCGCCGCGACCTATGTCGTGATCCGGCTGTGGGACTGGCGCCGCATGGTGGTGCCGCTGTCCTATTTCATCGAGAAGCCGTTTCAGAACTGGACCCGCGACACTGCATCCCTGATCGGTGTGATCGCGCTTCACGTCGACTATCGGGCCGACGTTCCGCGCATTCGGCGCTGGCTGGAGGAGGCGGTGAAGCAGTCCAAGCTGTGGGACGGGGCCGTCGTCAATCTTCAGGTGATTGACGCGGATGCGCGCACGATCGAGCTGCGCGCGCTGGTCAGCGCACGGAACGCACCGCAATCCTGGGATCTGCGCTGCGAGACGCGAGAGAAGTTGATCGCCTTCATCCGTGACGAGATGCCGGAAGCGCTGCCGCGCGATCGCGCGATCCTGATCCCCTCGGCCGACAACGATGGCGATCTCCTCCAGCGCGGCGCACCGGAGAAGGTACGGGCGGGCGCGCGCAATTGA
- a CDS encoding tripartite tricarboxylate transporter substrate binding protein, with the protein MLGLNKTIGGLMLGAGLLLAGGAQAADNYPSKPVHILVPYAAGGAVDVLARTLGQALAKSWGQQPVVDNRPGAGGIVASQALTQAAPDGYTLILVASGHPLNQFIYPSVPYDTFKDFTAITEVASSPLAIVVAKDSPYKTLGDLLAAAKKEPDKLSYGMSGNGTSAHLAGELLKYMSGTKIVSIPYKGGAPALTAVISGEIPLSINPLAEAIGQLDGGPVHALAVTSAERSKALPNVPTVAESGVPGYDVSVWWGVLGPAKMPPEIVAKLETDLKAALQDANVQSTLGKIGATPVGSTSKEFDAYMHAEATKWEPVLKAANIRAQ; encoded by the coding sequence ATGCTGGGTTTGAACAAGACGATCGGCGGTCTGATGCTGGGTGCCGGTCTGCTGCTGGCAGGCGGCGCGCAAGCCGCCGACAATTATCCAAGCAAGCCGGTGCATATCCTGGTCCCCTACGCCGCGGGCGGTGCGGTCGACGTGCTCGCGCGTACGCTGGGACAGGCGCTGGCGAAAAGCTGGGGCCAGCAGCCGGTGGTTGACAATCGTCCCGGCGCTGGCGGCATCGTTGCCTCGCAAGCGCTGACGCAGGCCGCACCCGACGGCTACACGCTGATCCTCGTCGCGAGCGGCCACCCGCTCAACCAGTTCATCTATCCGAGCGTACCCTACGACACGTTCAAGGACTTCACGGCGATCACGGAGGTCGCCTCCTCTCCGCTCGCGATCGTGGTGGCCAAGGACAGTCCCTACAAGACGCTCGGCGATCTCCTGGCGGCCGCGAAGAAGGAGCCGGACAAGCTCTCCTACGGCATGTCAGGCAACGGGACGTCCGCGCATCTGGCCGGCGAGCTGTTGAAGTACATGTCCGGCACCAAGATCGTCTCCATTCCCTATAAGGGCGGCGCGCCGGCGCTGACCGCGGTGATATCAGGCGAGATCCCGCTCAGCATCAATCCGCTCGCCGAAGCGATCGGCCAACTCGATGGTGGCCCGGTGCACGCACTCGCGGTGACCTCGGCCGAACGCTCGAAGGCGTTGCCGAACGTGCCGACGGTCGCGGAGTCCGGCGTGCCCGGCTACGACGTCTCCGTCTGGTGGGGCGTCCTCGGACCGGCCAAAATGCCGCCAGAAATCGTGGCCAAGCTCGAAACCGACCTCAAGGCGGCGCTGCAGGATGCGAATGTGCAGTCGACGCTGGGGAAGATCGGCGCAACTCCAGTCGGCTCGACGTCCAAGGAGTTCGATGCCTACATGCACGCCGAGGCGACCAAATGGGAGCCAGTGCTGAAGGCTGCCAACATTCGCGCGCAGTGA
- a CDS encoding TetR/AcrR family transcriptional regulator — protein sequence MVRKPTSKETARKPNMREAILAAAEELFATNGFNAVSVRDIAHAAGANPGSVTYHFKTKDGLLLEIYRRHCGPMNLRRSELLAAARRVRDLQDRLEAIVRAYVVPAFTSGSDLAGGGARFTRLRAVMSAEGNEVARKIIAQTFDDTSHAFIDAVHESLPHIPRTEIVWRSHFLLGALYYSLVTPDRVSRLSRGEADGGDAATAIEQLVQATVASFQAPPLDHAAPARRRPVVSKT from the coding sequence ATGGTCCGCAAGCCCACCAGCAAGGAAACGGCCCGCAAGCCGAATATGCGCGAGGCAATCCTCGCCGCGGCCGAGGAGCTGTTCGCCACCAACGGCTTCAATGCCGTCTCGGTGCGCGACATCGCGCACGCGGCCGGGGCCAATCCCGGCAGCGTGACCTATCATTTCAAGACCAAGGACGGTCTGCTGCTGGAGATTTATCGGCGCCATTGCGGGCCGATGAACCTACGCCGCTCGGAGCTGCTCGCGGCCGCCCGGCGCGTGCGCGATCTCCAGGACCGGCTGGAAGCGATCGTGCGCGCCTATGTGGTGCCGGCCTTCACCTCGGGCAGCGATCTTGCCGGCGGCGGGGCGCGCTTCACGCGGCTCCGCGCCGTGATGTCGGCGGAAGGCAACGAGGTCGCGCGAAAGATCATCGCGCAGACGTTTGACGATACCAGCCACGCCTTCATCGATGCGGTCCACGAAAGCCTGCCGCACATTCCGCGCACCGAGATCGTCTGGCGCAGCCATTTTCTGCTCGGCGCGCTCTATTATTCACTGGTGACGCCGGACCGCGTTTCGCGCCTGTCGCGCGGCGAGGCCGACGGGGGCGATGCCGCTACTGCCATCGAGCAATTGGTGCAGGCGACGGTTGCCTCGTTTCAGGCGCCTCCGCTCGATCATGCCGCGCCGGCGCGGCGCCGGCCGGTCGTCAGCAAGACTTGA
- a CDS encoding amidohydrolase: MTMMYTPTIPPPDPNTRTPKFKLPKLSCDAHCHIFGPGAKYPYAPDRSYTPPDAPLEDFRVLHAKLGVERAVIVNASVHGTDNTVALDAIAESNGAYRAVANIDDTITERGLRVLHEGGFRGCRFNFVRHLGGVPDKGVFDRVIAMVAPLGWHIDLHFDAIDLPDYADMLARLPLSYTIDHMGRVKAAEGLDQLPFRILIELMQRDEKCWVKICGSERVSSAGPPFTDAVPFARKIVETAPDRVIWGTDWPHPNVKAMPNDGDLVDLIPLFAPEPELQQKILVDNPARLFGFDRAPINMMPTNERREFVP; this comes from the coding sequence ATGACGATGATGTACACGCCGACCATTCCGCCGCCCGATCCGAACACGCGCACGCCGAAGTTCAAGCTGCCGAAGCTGTCTTGCGACGCGCATTGCCACATCTTCGGGCCCGGCGCGAAGTATCCTTATGCGCCGGATCGGTCCTACACACCGCCGGACGCGCCGCTGGAGGATTTTCGCGTGCTACATGCCAAGCTCGGTGTCGAGCGCGCGGTCATCGTCAATGCCAGCGTGCACGGCACCGACAATACGGTCGCGCTCGATGCGATCGCTGAGAGCAACGGCGCCTATCGTGCGGTCGCCAATATCGACGACACCATCACCGAGCGCGGGCTTCGCGTGCTGCACGAGGGCGGCTTCCGCGGCTGCCGCTTCAATTTCGTCCGCCACCTCGGCGGCGTGCCCGATAAGGGCGTGTTCGACCGCGTCATTGCCATGGTCGCGCCGCTCGGCTGGCACATCGACCTGCATTTCGACGCGATCGATCTGCCGGATTATGCCGATATGCTGGCAAGGCTGCCGCTGAGTTACACGATCGACCATATGGGGCGGGTGAAGGCTGCCGAGGGGCTCGACCAGCTTCCGTTCAGGATCCTGATCGAGCTGATGCAGCGCGACGAGAAATGCTGGGTCAAGATCTGCGGCTCCGAGCGGGTGTCCTCGGCCGGTCCGCCGTTCACAGACGCGGTGCCGTTTGCACGAAAGATCGTCGAGACCGCGCCCGACCGCGTCATCTGGGGCACGGACTGGCCGCATCCCAACGTCAAGGCGATGCCGAACGACGGAGACCTCGTCGATCTGATCCCGCTGTTCGCGCCGGAGCCGGAGCTTCAGCAGAAGATTTTGGTCGACAATCCCGCGCGCCTGTTCGGGTTCGACCGGGCGCCAATCAATATGATGCCTACAAACGAAAGAAGGGAGTTCGTCCCATGA
- a CDS encoding PIG-L deacetylase family protein, whose amino-acid sequence MKTGLVVTAHPGDFVWRAGGAIALHAKKGYRMKIVCLSFGERGESQFAWKEKGATLESVKAGRKDEAERAAKLLGAEIEFFDCGDYPLKLTEAHFDRMVDIYRELNPSFVLTHALEDPYNFDHPNAAHFAQETRVVAQAMGHKPGAQYKYAAPPVFLFEPHQPEQCNYKPDLLLKIDEVWKEKYEAFQILAAQKHLWGYYERVALNRGIQGSRNTGVAMTYGEAYQRLFPTVAEELA is encoded by the coding sequence ATGAAGACAGGTCTCGTGGTCACCGCCCATCCCGGCGATTTCGTCTGGCGCGCGGGCGGCGCTATCGCGCTGCATGCGAAGAAGGGCTATCGCATGAAGATCGTCTGCCTGTCCTTTGGCGAGCGCGGCGAGAGCCAGTTCGCCTGGAAGGAGAAGGGCGCGACGCTGGAATCGGTCAAAGCGGGGCGCAAGGACGAGGCGGAGCGCGCGGCGAAGCTGCTGGGTGCCGAGATCGAGTTCTTCGACTGCGGCGACTATCCGCTGAAGCTCACCGAGGCGCATTTCGACCGCATGGTCGACATCTACCGCGAGCTCAATCCGAGCTTCGTGCTGACGCATGCGCTGGAGGATCCGTACAATTTCGATCATCCCAACGCGGCGCATTTCGCACAGGAGACCCGTGTGGTCGCGCAGGCGATGGGCCACAAGCCCGGCGCGCAGTACAAATATGCCGCGCCGCCGGTGTTCCTGTTCGAGCCGCATCAGCCCGAGCAGTGCAACTACAAGCCCGACCTGCTGCTGAAGATCGACGAGGTCTGGAAGGAGAAATACGAAGCGTTCCAGATCCTGGCCGCGCAGAAGCATCTGTGGGGCTATTACGAGCGCGTCGCGCTCAACCGCGGCATCCAGGGCAGCCGCAACACTGGCGTGGCCATGACCTATGGCGAGGCCTATCAGCGCCTGTTCCCGACGGTTGCTGAGGAGCTGGCATGA